A window from Mangifera indica cultivar Alphonso chromosome 2, CATAS_Mindica_2.1, whole genome shotgun sequence encodes these proteins:
- the LOC123196685 gene encoding auxin-responsive protein IAA16-like: MINFEETELRLGLPGGGGSGGESEIAKSSGKRGFSETEVDLKLNLSTKESSSSSSSVVIDVHAVEKMKEKTNASKPPAKTQVVGWPPVRSFRKNIMAVQKNNGDESDKAGCSGVVGAAAAFVKVSMDGAPYLRKVDLKLYKSYQELSDALGQMFSSFTIGNCGSQGMKDFMNESKLIDLLNGSEYVPTYEDKDGDWMLMGDVPWEMFVDSCKRLRIMKGSEAIGLAPRAVEKCKSRS; encoded by the exons ATGATTAACTTTGAAGAAACTGAGCTGCGCTTAGGGCTACCGGGAGGTGGCGGTAGTGGTGGAGAAAGTGAGATAGCCAAGAGCAGTGGAAAGAGAGGCTTTTCGGAGACGGAGGTTGACTTGAAGCTTAATTTGTCGACGAAAgagtcgtcgtcgtcgtcgtcgtcggtCGTGATTGATGTTCATGCTGTGGAGAAGATGAAGGAGAAGACTAATGCTTCAAAGCCACCGGCCAA GACACAAGTGGTGGGTTGGCCACCGGTGAGATCATTCAGAAAGAACATCATGGCCGTCCAAAAGAACAACGGTGATGAAAGTGATAAGGCCGGCTGTAGTGGTGTTGTTGGTGCAGCTGCAGCATTTGTTAAAGTGAGCATGGATGGTGCCCCTTATTTACGTAAGGTTGACCTCAAACTATACAAGAGTTACCAGGAACTTTCTGATGCCCTTGGCCAAATGTTCAGCTCCTTCACCATAG GTAATTGTGGATCACAAGGAATGAAGGATTTCATGAATGAGAGCAAACTGATAGATCTTTTGAATGGTTCCGAGTATGTACCTACTTACGAAGACAAAGATGGAGACTGGATGCTTATGGGTGATGTGCCATGGGA GATGTTTGTTGATTCATGCAAACGCTTAAGGATAATGAAAGGATCGGAGGCCATTGGACTTG CTCCAAGAGCAGTTGAGAAGTGCAAGAGCAGAAGCTGA
- the LOC123205003 gene encoding 60S ribosomal protein L30-like has protein sequence MVAAKKTKKSHESINSRLALVMKSGKYTLGYKTVLDTLRSSKAKLVIIANNCPPLRKSEIEYYAMLAKVGVHHYNGNNVDLGTACGKYFRVCCLSIIDAGDSDIIKSMPTEH, from the exons ATGGTGGCCGCCAAGAAGACT AAGAAGTCCCATGAGAGCATCAATAGCAGGCTTGCTCTTGTCATGAAGAGTGGGAAGTACACTTTGGGTTACAAAACGGTTCTTGACACCCTAAGAAGCTCCAAAG CTAAGCTGGTTATCATTGCAAACAATTGCCCTCCTCTTCGGAAGTCAGAGATAGAGTACTATGCCATGTTGGCTAAGGTTGGAGTTCACCACTACAACGGAA ACAATGTAGACTTGGGGACTGCTTGTGGAAAATACTTCAGAGTCTGCTGCCTCAGCATCATTGATGCAG GTGACTCTGATATTATCAAGAGCATGCCCACTGAGCACTGA